The following are from one region of the Stigmatella ashevillena genome:
- a CDS encoding 4'-phosphopantetheinyl transferase family protein — translation MSHLAGRIAAKFALVHSLSSRGYPREARDLGITQRMAGPEEGRPVVQLPAGLPACDLSITHSHELAVAVVTERGRVGADLERVSPRSAALIDEVFTEAEQEWLSQCELLRGRTPDERWNLGWCIKEALVKCTGHGLRASLQQVTFSGWTEQGAASVSIPLLTDEPGALAQLITLHSEGVGSGPLTGLLALGQGYAFAALHHPSEGRSLEFVA, via the coding sequence GTGTCGCACCTCGCTGGCCGGATCGCCGCGAAGTTCGCGTTGGTCCACTCCCTGAGTTCCCGTGGATACCCACGGGAGGCCCGGGACCTGGGGATCACCCAGCGGATGGCGGGTCCCGAGGAGGGACGTCCCGTGGTCCAGCTTCCGGCTGGACTGCCTGCTTGCGATCTCTCGATTACCCACTCGCATGAGTTGGCGGTGGCCGTCGTCACCGAAAGGGGGCGCGTGGGCGCCGACTTGGAGCGCGTCAGTCCGAGATCGGCAGCCCTCATCGATGAGGTGTTTACCGAGGCCGAACAGGAGTGGCTCTCCCAGTGCGAACTGCTCCGTGGCCGGACGCCGGACGAGCGGTGGAACCTGGGCTGGTGCATCAAGGAGGCCCTGGTGAAGTGCACCGGGCACGGCCTGCGGGCTTCCCTTCAGCAGGTCACCTTCTCGGGCTGGACGGAGCAGGGCGCCGCCTCTGTGTCCATTCCCTTGCTGACGGATGAGCCGGGAGCGCTGGCCCAGCTCATCACGCTGCACAGCGAAGGGGTGGGCTCAGGCCCCCTGACAGGACTGCTGGCGTTGGGCCAGGGGTACGCGTTCGCGGCGCTGCATCACCCGAGCGAGGGTCGTAGCCTGGAGTTCGTGGCATGA
- a CDS encoding polyketide synthase dehydratase domain-containing protein — protein MNGFEPQLGDVTVSQGVWRFERSMDVRSDPYLLDHVVEGLPVFPAAYLVGLMTQAAHRVMPQHRVRGVRNVRFVQAARFKDNRSLQFTVTAQRLETEPGWISVGISSRMAPPRAGFPPILKTHASGEVFMGVPEDATARFQPLDFSSAADYAELYALPKEIQHGPAFLAGLHYRRPARDQLLAVVAPPGRPQRGWQPDLNAPGWPATLLNAVLHVGFSLGVLSRERTVLPLELESADLHAVPRGEVQVFARLKTAQEGRQVFHVASWDIEGRPVGVFRGFVVQEVP, from the coding sequence ATGAACGGTTTTGAACCGCAGCTGGGTGATGTCACCGTGTCCCAAGGGGTTTGGCGCTTCGAGCGTTCCATGGATGTTCGCTCGGATCCTTACCTCCTGGACCATGTCGTGGAAGGGCTGCCGGTGTTCCCCGCCGCCTATCTCGTAGGCCTCATGACGCAGGCCGCGCACCGCGTGATGCCTCAACATAGGGTGCGGGGTGTGCGCAACGTCCGGTTCGTGCAGGCAGCGCGCTTCAAGGACAACCGCAGCCTCCAATTCACCGTCACGGCGCAGCGGCTTGAAACGGAGCCCGGCTGGATCTCCGTCGGAATCTCCTCCCGCATGGCACCGCCCCGGGCGGGCTTTCCTCCCATCCTGAAGACTCACGCCTCGGGCGAGGTGTTCATGGGGGTACCGGAGGACGCCACGGCCCGTTTTCAGCCGCTCGATTTCTCCAGCGCCGCGGACTACGCGGAACTCTATGCGCTGCCCAAGGAGATCCAGCACGGGCCCGCATTCCTTGCAGGGTTGCATTACCGGCGTCCGGCGCGGGATCAGCTCCTCGCGGTAGTGGCTCCTCCTGGCCGTCCTCAGCGGGGATGGCAGCCGGACCTGAATGCGCCGGGGTGGCCTGCCACGCTGCTCAATGCCGTTCTCCACGTCGGTTTCTCTCTCGGAGTTCTGTCCAGGGAGCGGACGGTGCTTCCCCTGGAGCTGGAGTCCGCCGATCTGCATGCGGTCCCTCGAGGTGAGGTCCAAGTGTTTGCCCGATTGAAGACGGCCCAGGAGGGAAGGCAGGTCTTTCATGTTGCCTCGTGGGACATCGAGGGGCGGCCCGTCGGGGTTTTTCGAGGGTTTGTTGTCCAAGAAGTCCCTTGA
- a CDS encoding golvesin C-terminal-like domain-containing protein: MRASWRSTLMTVMLGAVLAAGGAAAEPAQEQLQQVEAGSQRWTEDLSTGEGTGELVRTRDGLLYEPYAVMRRPEGLNRLTGLYTFPARTLAEPVDTFRPSVQATMALGMGVEVDVRVRVPGGAWSEWRTARAGEAVRLPRAGTEVQVRLALEADEHGRGPRVQEVALEGWREGSGSEEEFQALAALSYRVFATREGLVGGTTANGHVIKSNDRFVALPSRRGLASNGGSEYQVRVCYSKTSKCATTSVWDVGPWNTKDDYWNPSSVRESWKSLPQGKPEAQAAYQDGFNGGLDQFGRRPSNPAGIDIADGTFWTDLGMTNNDWVDVTYLWTSGGGSPTGLVIDSNNANNDQAKGYIQLAGTSWASSTNVAGYYGSSYLVSPGAAVSEPATFWFYLSAAGTKTVDAWWTAATDRSTAAPFIVVNAAGTQLANVKVNQQLNGARWNTLGTWSFPAGWNKVQLSRWVTAGTYVVADAIQVR, encoded by the coding sequence ATGCGCGCGTCGTGGCGGTCGACCTTGATGACGGTGATGTTGGGCGCGGTTCTGGCGGCGGGGGGCGCGGCTGCAGAGCCCGCTCAGGAGCAACTCCAACAAGTGGAAGCGGGCTCCCAGCGATGGACGGAGGATCTGTCCACGGGTGAAGGCACGGGCGAGCTTGTGCGCACACGGGACGGGTTGTTGTACGAGCCCTATGCCGTGATGCGCAGGCCTGAGGGATTGAACCGGCTCACGGGCCTCTACACCTTCCCGGCGCGCACCCTGGCGGAGCCCGTGGACACGTTCCGGCCGAGCGTTCAGGCGACGATGGCGCTGGGGATGGGCGTGGAGGTCGACGTGCGCGTACGCGTTCCCGGTGGCGCCTGGAGCGAGTGGCGGACCGCCCGCGCGGGCGAGGCCGTGCGGCTGCCCCGGGCGGGCACAGAGGTGCAGGTGCGGTTGGCGCTCGAAGCGGATGAGCACGGCCGAGGCCCCCGGGTACAGGAAGTGGCGTTGGAAGGGTGGCGGGAGGGGAGCGGCTCCGAGGAAGAGTTCCAGGCACTGGCGGCCTTGAGCTACCGCGTCTTCGCCACCCGCGAGGGCTTGGTGGGCGGCACGACGGCCAATGGCCACGTCATCAAGAGCAACGACCGCTTCGTGGCGCTGCCGTCGCGCCGGGGGCTCGCGTCCAACGGGGGCTCCGAGTACCAGGTGCGCGTGTGCTACTCGAAGACGTCGAAGTGCGCGACGACGTCCGTCTGGGACGTGGGGCCCTGGAACACCAAGGATGACTACTGGAATCCGTCCAGTGTGCGCGAGTCGTGGAAATCGTTGCCTCAGGGCAAGCCGGAAGCACAGGCCGCCTACCAGGATGGCTTCAACGGAGGCTTGGATCAGTTCGGGCGCCGGCCGTCGAATCCCGCGGGCATCGACATCGCGGACGGGACGTTCTGGACAGACCTGGGGATGACGAACAACGACTGGGTGGACGTCACGTACCTGTGGACGTCGGGAGGGGGCTCACCGACAGGGCTGGTCATCGACAGCAACAACGCGAACAATGATCAGGCGAAGGGCTACATCCAGCTCGCGGGCACGAGTTGGGCCTCGTCCACGAATGTGGCGGGCTACTACGGCTCCAGCTATCTGGTGTCTCCAGGTGCTGCGGTGTCCGAGCCTGCGACGTTCTGGTTCTATCTGTCGGCGGCGGGTACCAAGACGGTGGATGCGTGGTGGACGGCGGCAACGGACCGCTCGACGGCAGCGCCCTTCATTGTCGTGAACGCGGCGGGCACGCAGCTCGCGAACGTGAAGGTGAACCAGCAGCTCAACGGCGCCCGGTGGAACACGCTCGGCACGTGGAGCTTCCCAGCGGGCTGGAACAAGGTCCAGTTGAGCCGCTGGGTGACCGCGGGGACCTATGTGGTCGCGGATGCCATCCAGGTCAGGTGA
- a CDS encoding EthD domain-containing protein → MLKVFSFLVRREGMTVQDFIDHYEKKHVPLVLSFVASPRVYKRNYLHRGHSFNREGAAIGFDVVTEQVFADRAALDAWVGALSAPGIGEQIVTDEERFLDRSRTLYYVIDERVTSG, encoded by the coding sequence ATGTTGAAGGTCTTTTCATTTCTCGTGCGGCGCGAAGGCATGACGGTGCAGGACTTCATCGATCACTACGAGAAGAAACACGTGCCCTTGGTGCTCAGCTTCGTGGCCTCTCCCAGGGTCTACAAACGCAACTACCTTCATCGAGGCCACAGCTTTAACCGGGAAGGGGCTGCCATCGGCTTCGACGTCGTGACAGAGCAGGTCTTCGCCGACCGGGCGGCCTTGGATGCCTGGGTGGGCGCACTCTCCGCACCCGGCATCGGCGAACAGATCGTCACGGACGAGGAGAGGTTCCTCGATCGGTCACGAACCCTCTACTACGTCATCGATGAACGCGTGACCTCTGGGTGA
- a CDS encoding TetR/AcrR family transcriptional regulator, which translates to MRCRVYASAVPKLWNDTIESHRREVREAILDAAATLVTEHGLASVTMSQVAERTGIGRATLYKYFSDVRAILVAWHERQVASHLAQLVAVHEQAGASAHRLELMLGTYARISHEEHGSEIVALLHRGEHVTQAYQQLSNLLRNLLAEGAKSGQLRDDVSPDELVIFCLHALSAASSLPSMAAVRRLVSVTMSGLRPPKR; encoded by the coding sequence ATGCGCTGCCGGGTGTATGCTTCGGCGGTGCCAAAGCTATGGAATGACACGATCGAGTCGCACCGCCGGGAGGTACGCGAGGCGATCCTCGATGCCGCGGCTACACTCGTGACCGAGCACGGGCTGGCATCCGTCACGATGTCGCAGGTCGCGGAGCGGACCGGCATTGGCCGGGCGACTCTGTACAAGTACTTCTCCGATGTGCGGGCGATCCTCGTCGCATGGCACGAGCGGCAAGTGGCCAGTCATCTCGCGCAGCTCGTCGCGGTGCACGAGCAGGCAGGAGCGTCGGCGCATCGGCTCGAGCTCATGCTGGGGACCTACGCACGGATCTCCCACGAAGAGCATGGCTCCGAGATCGTCGCGCTGTTGCACCGGGGCGAGCACGTCACCCAGGCGTACCAGCAGCTCAGCAACTTGCTCCGGAACCTCCTGGCGGAGGGCGCCAAGAGCGGTCAGCTTCGAGATGATGTTTCGCCCGACGAGCTGGTGATCTTCTGCTTGCACGCGTTGTCGGCTGCCAGCAGCCTGCCGTCCATGGCCGCGGTCCGTCGGCTCGTATCCGTCACGATGTCTGGGCTGCGGCCTCCGAAGCGTTAG
- a CDS encoding NADPH-dependent F420 reductase: MKIGMIGAGMIGGVLTRKLVGLGHEVFVANSRGPGSLSDFARETGAHPVSVREAAKAGEVVVVTIPQKAVPGLPGDLLAQTAEGTAIIDTGNYYPVQRDGRIAEIEQGLAESEWVQKHLKRPVIKVFNNIFFVSLRDKGAPAGTPNRVALPVSGDDARAKSVVMALVDSLGFDPVDNGGLKDSWRQQPGTSIYCEDLPAAEMKRRLGEMGTVQTPELRASAHKKRDIPW, translated from the coding sequence ATGAAAATTGGAATGATTGGTGCAGGGATGATTGGCGGAGTGCTCACCCGCAAGCTGGTGGGCTTGGGCCATGAGGTCTTCGTCGCGAACTCTCGCGGCCCTGGCTCACTCAGTGACTTCGCTCGTGAGACGGGCGCTCACCCCGTCTCGGTGCGTGAGGCGGCGAAGGCCGGAGAAGTGGTCGTCGTCACGATTCCACAGAAGGCCGTGCCGGGCCTTCCCGGAGACCTGCTGGCGCAGACGGCCGAGGGGACGGCGATCATCGACACCGGCAACTACTACCCGGTGCAGCGCGATGGCCGGATCGCGGAGATCGAGCAGGGCCTGGCCGAAAGCGAGTGGGTCCAGAAGCACTTGAAGCGGCCGGTGATCAAGGTGTTCAACAACATCTTCTTCGTCAGCTTGCGAGACAAGGGGGCTCCCGCTGGCACGCCGAACCGCGTGGCGCTCCCAGTTTCCGGAGATGATGCGCGGGCGAAGTCCGTGGTGATGGCGTTGGTGGACAGCCTCGGTTTCGATCCCGTCGACAACGGAGGGCTGAAGGACTCGTGGAGGCAGCAGCCAGGGACCTCCATCTACTGCGAGGATCTCCCGGCGGCAGAGATGAAGCGCCGCCTTGGCGAGATGGGGACGGTCCAGACGCCCGAACTCCGAGCGAGCGCCCACAAGAAGCGGGACATTCCCTGGTGA
- a CDS encoding thiolase family protein: protein MSEAFIVDAVRTPIGKYRGALKSVRPDDLAAHVLGALVARNALEPAQIDEVFLGCANQAGEDNRNVARMALLLAGLPHTVPGVTVNRLCASGLEAIIQGCRMIRLGEADIVLAGGVESMTRAPWSTPKPEEGFPTGKWESWDTSLGWRYPNPRLASLFPLEQMGETAENVAGKWNVSREAQDGFALASHQKAVAAQATGRFTEELVPVEIPQRKGAAVRVEADEGPRADTSLEKLAALKPAFREGGTVTAGNSSSLNDGASAVLLMSERALKASGGKSLARFVSSASAGVDPRYMGIGPVPASRKALERAGWTPGTLDLVELNEAFAAQALASLRELELPSERVNVNGGGIALGHPLGSSGARLVTTLVHEMKRRGVRRGLATLCVGVGQGLSLLVER from the coding sequence ATGTCCGAGGCCTTCATCGTTGACGCGGTCCGTACCCCCATCGGCAAATACCGGGGAGCCCTCAAGAGCGTGCGGCCGGATGATCTCGCCGCCCACGTCCTCGGCGCGCTCGTGGCACGCAACGCCCTGGAGCCCGCCCAGATCGACGAGGTCTTCCTCGGCTGCGCCAACCAGGCCGGCGAGGACAACCGCAACGTGGCCCGCATGGCCTTGCTGCTGGCGGGCCTGCCGCACACCGTCCCCGGCGTCACCGTCAACCGGCTCTGCGCCAGCGGCCTGGAGGCCATCATCCAGGGTTGCCGGATGATCCGCCTGGGCGAAGCCGACATTGTCCTCGCCGGAGGGGTCGAGTCGATGACCCGCGCGCCCTGGTCCACGCCGAAACCGGAGGAAGGCTTCCCCACGGGCAAGTGGGAGTCCTGGGACACCTCGCTGGGCTGGCGCTACCCCAACCCCCGGCTGGCATCGCTCTTCCCCCTGGAGCAGATGGGCGAGACGGCCGAGAACGTGGCCGGAAAGTGGAACGTCTCCCGCGAGGCACAGGATGGCTTCGCGCTCGCCTCGCACCAGAAGGCGGTGGCGGCCCAGGCCACGGGCCGTTTCACGGAGGAGCTGGTCCCAGTGGAGATTCCCCAGCGCAAGGGCGCCGCGGTTCGCGTGGAGGCCGACGAGGGCCCTCGGGCGGACACGTCGCTCGAGAAGCTGGCCGCGCTCAAGCCCGCCTTCCGGGAGGGTGGGACGGTGACCGCGGGCAATTCCTCCAGCCTCAATGACGGCGCGTCGGCGGTGTTGTTGATGAGCGAGCGGGCCCTCAAGGCCTCTGGAGGAAAATCCCTGGCACGGTTCGTCAGCAGCGCCAGCGCCGGGGTGGACCCCCGGTACATGGGCATCGGACCGGTTCCCGCTTCCCGCAAAGCGCTGGAGCGCGCGGGCTGGACGCCTGGAACTTTGGACCTCGTCGAGCTGAACGAAGCCTTCGCGGCGCAAGCCCTGGCAAGCCTCCGGGAGTTGGAGTTGCCCTCCGAGCGGGTCAACGTCAATGGCGGTGGCATTGCCTTGGGCCATCCCCTCGGCTCGAGCGGAGCGCGCCTCGTCACGACCCTGGTGCACGAAATGAAGCGCCGGGGTGTGCGCCGAGGACTGGCCACCCTGTGTGTCGGCGTGGGCCAGGGCCTCTCCCTGCTCGTGGAACGCTGA
- a CDS encoding CoA-transferase subunit beta, whose protein sequence is MAIEPGQDASASERMTYRAAQELQDGNVVFVGIGLPNLACNLARATHAPGLFMIYESGAVGAIPERLPVSIGDPSLVTDSLAVVSQADIFQCLLQRGLIEVGFLGGAQVDRWGNINTTVIGSYANPKVRLPGSGGACEIAVHARRLLIIMRMSKRTFVEKCDFITSPGHRMNGKSREELGMPGGGPTRIITDLGVLSFDATGEAVLTEVYAGVTPAQVQAACGWPLKTSNALTTSASPDASVLRLLREKLDPKHLYL, encoded by the coding sequence ATGGCTATTGAGCCAGGACAGGACGCCAGCGCGTCCGAGCGCATGACCTACCGGGCCGCGCAGGAACTCCAGGACGGCAACGTCGTCTTCGTGGGCATCGGCCTGCCGAACCTCGCCTGCAACCTGGCGCGGGCCACCCACGCGCCGGGCCTGTTCATGATCTACGAGTCCGGCGCGGTGGGCGCCATTCCCGAGCGGCTTCCGGTGTCCATCGGAGATCCCTCGCTGGTGACGGACTCGCTCGCCGTGGTGAGCCAGGCGGACATCTTCCAGTGCCTGCTCCAGCGAGGGCTCATCGAGGTGGGCTTCCTCGGAGGGGCGCAGGTCGACCGCTGGGGCAACATCAACACCACCGTCATCGGCAGCTACGCGAACCCCAAGGTGCGCCTTCCCGGAAGCGGCGGGGCCTGTGAGATCGCCGTCCATGCCCGGCGCCTGTTGATCATCATGCGAATGAGCAAGCGCACCTTCGTGGAGAAGTGCGACTTCATCACCAGCCCAGGCCACCGGATGAACGGCAAGAGCCGCGAGGAACTGGGGATGCCGGGCGGCGGCCCCACCCGCATCATCACCGACCTGGGCGTGCTCAGCTTCGACGCCACCGGCGAAGCCGTGCTCACCGAGGTGTACGCGGGAGTCACCCCCGCCCAGGTGCAGGCGGCATGCGGCTGGCCGCTCAAGACCTCCAACGCGTTGACGACGTCTGCCTCCCCGGATGCCTCGGTGTTGAGACTGCTGCGCGAGAAGCTCGATCCGAAGCATCTCTACCTCTAG
- a CDS encoding CoA transferase subunit A — MNKLCSMKEAISASVKNGSSLVIDGFTHLICFAAGHEIIRQRLRGLTAIRLTPDLVYDQLIEAGCVNKLVFSWAGNPGVGSLHALRRRSEAGSSERLELEEYSHFGLLARLLAGSAGLPFWPLNNYFGGDIAQANPAIKTVQCPYTGRELATVPALHPDVAILHCQRADKEGNAQVWGLLGSQKEVAFAAKRVIVVAEQIVPTELIRKDPNRTLVPSIIVSHVVHEPWGCHPSFVQGFYDRDNDFYVKWEDISRQPETYQAYLEEFVYGVEDRRGYLARLESGLLDKLRAKARMCEGVDYGY, encoded by the coding sequence ATGAACAAGCTCTGCTCCATGAAGGAGGCCATCTCCGCCTCCGTCAAGAACGGCAGCTCCCTCGTCATCGACGGGTTCACCCACCTCATCTGCTTCGCGGCGGGCCATGAGATCATCCGCCAGCGCCTCCGCGGCCTGACGGCCATCCGGCTCACGCCGGACCTCGTTTATGACCAGCTCATCGAGGCGGGCTGCGTGAACAAGCTGGTGTTCAGCTGGGCAGGCAACCCGGGCGTGGGCAGCCTGCACGCGCTGCGCCGCCGCAGCGAGGCGGGCTCCTCGGAGCGGTTGGAGTTGGAGGAGTACTCCCACTTCGGGCTGCTCGCGCGCCTCCTGGCCGGCAGCGCGGGGCTGCCCTTCTGGCCGCTCAACAACTACTTCGGCGGCGACATCGCCCAGGCCAACCCCGCCATCAAGACGGTGCAGTGCCCATATACGGGCCGCGAGCTGGCCACCGTGCCAGCACTCCACCCGGACGTGGCCATCCTCCACTGCCAGCGCGCGGACAAGGAAGGCAACGCGCAGGTGTGGGGGCTGCTCGGCTCGCAGAAGGAGGTGGCCTTCGCCGCCAAGCGGGTCATCGTGGTGGCCGAGCAGATCGTCCCCACGGAGCTCATCCGGAAGGATCCAAACCGGACCCTGGTGCCCAGCATCATCGTCAGCCACGTCGTGCATGAGCCCTGGGGCTGCCACCCAAGCTTCGTCCAGGGGTTCTACGACCGGGACAACGATTTCTACGTGAAGTGGGAGGACATCTCCCGCCAGCCGGAGACGTACCAGGCCTACCTGGAGGAGTTCGTCTACGGCGTCGAGGACCGCCGGGGCTACCTGGCCCGGCTCGAGTCGGGTCTCCTGGACAAACTCCGGGCGAAGGCACGCATGTGCGAGGGGGTGGATTATGGCTATTGA
- a CDS encoding acetyl ornithine aminotransferase family protein — MSTLYPDVKVAPPGPNAQAIIDLDRRYSSPSYIKEYPLVMDHGEGPWVYDVDGNRFLDFMAGIAVASTGHAHPQVVRAIQEAAGRFLHICGTDFYYDSFAQLCARLASYLPEMGPKKVFLTNSGTEAVEGALKLARHHTRRQYVVAFKGGFHGRSYGAISLNSSKVAQRAFFGPLLPGVIHIPYASASNETAYNPARVLEQDWFVSHVDPREVAAIFVEPILGEGGYIVPPTSFLQNLRELCDKHGILLIFDEVQSGIGRTGKMFAAEHFGVMPDILLSAKGIASGMPLGAIIARERVMTWPRGSHGSTYGGNPLCCAAALATLDVVEGLLENVRTTGEHLQQGLRVLQARHPILADVRGVGLMVGGEFLHPKTREPASAYVADLEQLAFQRGLLLLSCGKSTIRFAPPLVVGKHEVDVMLRVLGECLSVLDEKHQTRAEAPLEGKL, encoded by the coding sequence ATGAGCACGCTCTATCCCGATGTGAAGGTGGCGCCCCCCGGACCCAACGCCCAGGCCATCATCGACCTGGACCGGCGCTACAGCTCGCCCTCGTACATCAAGGAGTATCCCTTGGTGATGGACCACGGCGAGGGCCCGTGGGTCTACGACGTGGACGGCAACCGCTTCCTGGACTTCATGGCCGGCATCGCCGTGGCCTCCACGGGCCATGCCCATCCCCAAGTGGTCCGCGCCATCCAGGAGGCCGCGGGCCGCTTCCTGCACATCTGCGGCACCGACTTTTATTACGACTCGTTCGCCCAGCTCTGCGCCCGGCTGGCCAGCTACCTGCCCGAGATGGGACCCAAGAAGGTCTTCCTGACCAACTCGGGCACGGAGGCAGTGGAGGGCGCGCTCAAGCTGGCGCGTCACCACACCCGCCGCCAGTACGTGGTGGCCTTCAAGGGCGGCTTCCACGGCCGCAGCTATGGGGCCATCTCGCTCAACTCCTCCAAGGTGGCCCAGCGCGCCTTCTTCGGGCCGCTGCTCCCCGGCGTCATCCACATCCCTTACGCCTCGGCCTCGAACGAGACGGCTTACAACCCCGCCCGAGTGCTGGAGCAGGATTGGTTCGTCAGCCACGTGGACCCGCGCGAGGTGGCGGCCATCTTCGTGGAGCCCATCCTGGGCGAGGGCGGCTACATCGTTCCGCCCACGAGCTTCCTGCAGAACCTGCGCGAGCTCTGCGACAAGCACGGCATCCTGCTCATCTTCGATGAAGTCCAGTCGGGCATCGGCCGCACGGGAAAGATGTTCGCCGCGGAGCATTTTGGCGTCATGCCGGACATCCTCCTGTCCGCGAAGGGCATCGCCTCGGGAATGCCCCTGGGGGCCATCATCGCCCGGGAGCGCGTCATGACGTGGCCGCGCGGCTCGCACGGCAGCACCTACGGCGGCAATCCGCTGTGCTGCGCGGCGGCGCTGGCGACGCTGGATGTGGTGGAAGGACTGCTCGAGAACGTGCGCACCACGGGCGAGCACCTCCAGCAGGGCCTGAGGGTACTTCAGGCGCGCCATCCCATCCTGGCGGACGTGCGGGGCGTGGGCCTGATGGTGGGGGGTGAGTTTCTCCATCCGAAGACCCGAGAGCCCGCGAGTGCCTACGTGGCAGACCTGGAGCAGCTCGCGTTCCAGCGAGGGCTGCTTCTGCTGTCCTGCGGCAAGTCCACCATCCGCTTCGCGCCCCCCCTCGTGGTGGGCAAGCACGAAGTGGACGTCATGCTCCGCGTCCTCGGCGAGTGCCTGAGCGTGCTCGACGAGAAACACCAGACGCGAGCCGAGGCCCCTCTCGAAGGCAAGCTCTAA
- a CDS encoding L-glutamate gamma-semialdehyde dehydrogenase: protein MTFRITYSMLDADLSVLHSQFDQTLSTVRAGLGAEYPSWIAGAAYRSGDLLESRNPASPRELLGRFHRTPASEVDRVVRVAREAQRAWGATSWEERVRILRRAAALISERRMELAARMTLEVGKNRLESLGDVEEAADLLRYYAGQLEEAQGFVKPMARLSPNEDTRNVLRPYGVFAVIAPFNFPVALAAGMSAGALLGGNAVILKPSEETPWCAEGLYHAFVDAGLPPGVFQVVHGEGETLGAALVRHPNLDGVTFTGSKAVGMAIHQQLSTGRARPCLLELGGKNPAIICRDADLEMAVEGCYRSAFGLSGQKCSALSRIYVHETLRQEFLTRLTEKARGVTVGDPSLASVFMGPVINKASVQRFERAVAAARSDGTVHAGGERLRREGALAEGYFVAPTVVELAHGHRLMREELFLPFVGVTGFDTLEEALILANDGEYGLTAGIFSRKPSDVESFMDRVEAGVLYANRRTGATTGAWPGVQSFCGWKSSGSTGKGGCGPYYVAQFMREQSQTRMG from the coding sequence ATGACTTTTCGAATCACCTATTCGATGCTCGATGCGGACCTGTCGGTCCTGCACTCCCAGTTTGATCAGACGCTCTCCACCGTGAGGGCCGGGCTCGGCGCGGAATACCCCTCCTGGATCGCGGGGGCGGCCTACCGGAGCGGAGACCTGCTGGAGAGCCGCAACCCCGCCAGCCCACGCGAACTGCTCGGCCGCTTCCACCGCACCCCCGCGTCCGAGGTGGACCGGGTGGTCCGCGTGGCCCGGGAGGCACAGCGCGCCTGGGGGGCCACCTCTTGGGAGGAGCGAGTCCGGATTCTGCGGCGGGCCGCGGCCCTCATCTCCGAGCGACGGATGGAGCTGGCGGCCCGCATGACGCTCGAGGTGGGCAAGAACCGGCTCGAGTCGCTCGGCGACGTGGAGGAGGCCGCAGACCTGCTGCGCTACTACGCGGGTCAGCTCGAGGAGGCCCAGGGCTTCGTCAAGCCGATGGCGCGGCTGTCGCCCAACGAAGACACGCGGAACGTGCTCAGACCCTATGGCGTGTTCGCGGTCATCGCCCCCTTCAACTTCCCCGTCGCGCTCGCTGCGGGCATGAGCGCGGGAGCGCTGCTGGGAGGCAATGCGGTCATCCTCAAGCCGAGCGAGGAGACCCCCTGGTGTGCCGAGGGGCTGTACCACGCCTTCGTGGATGCGGGCCTCCCGCCGGGCGTCTTCCAAGTCGTGCACGGTGAGGGCGAGACGCTGGGCGCGGCGCTGGTGCGCCACCCAAACCTGGATGGCGTCACCTTCACCGGCAGCAAGGCGGTGGGCATGGCCATCCACCAGCAGCTCTCCACCGGGAGGGCGCGGCCGTGCCTCCTGGAGCTGGGGGGCAAGAACCCCGCCATCATCTGCCGCGACGCGGACCTGGAGATGGCCGTCGAGGGCTGCTACCGCTCCGCCTTCGGGCTCTCGGGTCAGAAGTGCAGCGCGCTGTCCCGCATCTACGTGCACGAGACGCTCCGGCAGGAGTTCCTCACCCGGCTGACCGAAAAAGCCCGCGGCGTGACGGTGGGAGATCCGAGCCTTGCGTCCGTTTTCATGGGCCCGGTCATCAACAAGGCCTCCGTTCAGCGCTTCGAGCGCGCGGTGGCGGCGGCCCGCAGCGATGGCACCGTGCACGCGGGGGGCGAACGGCTGAGGAGGGAGGGAGCCCTCGCCGAGGGGTATTTCGTCGCGCCCACCGTGGTGGAGTTGGCGCACGGCCACCGGCTGATGCGCGAGGAGCTCTTCCTTCCCTTCGTGGGGGTGACGGGCTTCGACACCTTGGAGGAGGCCCTGATCCTCGCCAACGATGGCGAGTACGGGCTCACCGCCGGCATCTTCAGCCGCAAGCCCAGCGATGTGGAGTCCTTCATGGACCGCGTCGAAGCCGGCGTGCTGTACGCCAACCGCCGGACGGGGGCGACGACGGGCGCCTGGCCCGGGGTGCAGTCCTTCTGTGGATGGAAGTCCAGTGGCTCCACCGGCAAGGGCGGCTGCGGCCCCTATTACGTCGCGCAGTTCATGCGCGAGCAGTCCCAAACGCGGATGGGTTGA